A stretch of Mucilaginibacter terrae DNA encodes these proteins:
- a CDS encoding glycoside hydrolase family 25 protein has protein sequence MTPPKELKSFKPRKSPAAKPRAKTTRKPAVKKKSATFPWKPVIIGALLILLSPFYYGYVVNFFSSSWQWVKNIGKNPHYRTYKSFGIDIPMRYKIHGIDVSYAQGKIDWPKVRAMEEDSVRIKFAFMKATEGLLTVDPYFKRNWREAAKNGIRCGAYHFFRPYKSGLWQARFFLQNVNIESGDLPPVVDIERLDNVKPEVMRKELHEFLKHVESKLHVKPVIYTGLSFYKDYLEGDFEDYPLWIAHYNKPQLKAGKNTNWWFWQHSETAHINGINHTVDFDAFKGDSIQFEQFLIR, from the coding sequence GTGACGCCCCCTAAAGAATTAAAATCCTTTAAACCACGCAAAAGCCCGGCTGCTAAGCCCCGTGCTAAAACCACGCGAAAGCCTGCAGTTAAAAAGAAATCGGCAACTTTTCCGTGGAAACCGGTGATTATCGGGGCTTTGCTTATTCTATTATCACCTTTTTATTACGGGTACGTGGTCAACTTTTTTTCATCAAGCTGGCAGTGGGTAAAAAACATTGGTAAAAATCCGCATTACCGTACTTATAAGAGTTTTGGTATAGATATTCCAATGCGCTATAAAATTCACGGCATCGATGTATCATACGCGCAGGGTAAAATAGACTGGCCCAAAGTACGAGCCATGGAAGAAGATAGTGTACGCATTAAGTTTGCATTTATGAAAGCTACCGAGGGCTTGCTCACTGTTGATCCTTACTTTAAACGTAACTGGCGCGAGGCAGCTAAAAACGGTATCCGTTGCGGGGCTTATCACTTTTTCAGGCCGTATAAAAGCGGTTTGTGGCAGGCGCGTTTCTTTTTGCAAAATGTTAATATTGAGAGTGGCGATCTGCCGCCCGTGGTTGATATTGAGCGCCTGGACAATGTAAAGCCCGAAGTAATGCGTAAGGAACTGCACGAGTTTTTAAAGCATGTAGAAAGCAAACTTCATGTTAAACCTGTTATTTACACAGGCTTGAGCTTTTACAAAGATTACCTCGAAGGCGACTTTGAAGACTACCCTTTATGGATTGCCCATTACAATAAACCGCAGCTGAAAGCCGGAAAAAACACCAACTGGTGGTTTTGGCAGCACTCCGAAACGGCCCACATAAACGGCATTAACCACACGGTTGATTTTGATGCTTTTAAAGGGGATAGTATTCAGTTTGAGCAATTTCTTATTCGTTGA
- a CDS encoding HIT family protein, whose translation MTTINPCIYCAKDQRLTDLMIQVAELDTSIVYLFKEQTYKGRCVVAYKKEHKNEIFELSETELILFSKDVARVAKAVNAAFEPGKINYGAYGDKMPHVHFHIVPKREEAPKWGSTFDMMPDEKVYLSDAEYAEVIDKIKANL comes from the coding sequence ATGACAACAATTAACCCTTGCATATACTGTGCAAAAGACCAGCGCCTTACCGATTTAATGATACAAGTAGCCGAACTGGATACCTCTATTGTCTATCTTTTTAAGGAGCAAACCTATAAAGGCCGTTGCGTGGTTGCTTACAAAAAGGAACATAAAAACGAAATATTCGAGCTATCTGAAACTGAGCTTATATTATTTTCAAAAGATGTTGCCCGGGTAGCAAAAGCAGTTAACGCGGCTTTTGAACCCGGTAAAATAAATTATGGCGCTTATGGCGACAAAATGCCGCACGTACACTTTCATATTGTGCCTAAAAGGGAAGAAGCTCCTAAATGGGGAAGCACTTTTGATATGATGCCCGACGAAAAGGTATACTTAAGCGATGCGGAATACGCAGAAGTTATTGACAAGATCAAAGCAAATTTGTAA
- a CDS encoding polysaccharide lyase family 7 protein: MKLYIYTFGILFSTLACSEKVVQPESKPQAEQHITPATDKLPAQVLDLANWKLTLPINSDETINPDEIKQPQLNSYTNKDFFFTNKTNDAVTFKANAGGATTSGSNFPRSELREMTDNGKKSAAWSSAEGTHTMFIDQRITHLPDVRKHMVVGQIHDADKYVIFFRVEDKKLLVSVNGGTRDVLDENYVLGTRFSVKMVVANNKVKCYYNELLKYTFDINFTGGYFKAGAYVQSSCQGTKKTEGESCNAYGEVEIYNVWVKHEN, from the coding sequence ATGAAGTTATACATTTACACATTCGGCATACTGTTTTCTACTTTGGCTTGCTCCGAAAAAGTGGTTCAACCCGAAAGCAAGCCTCAAGCCGAACAGCACATAACACCGGCAACCGATAAGTTACCAGCCCAGGTACTTGACCTTGCCAACTGGAAACTTACCCTGCCCATAAATTCTGATGAAACCATTAATCCCGATGAGATAAAGCAGCCGCAGCTGAACTCTTACACCAATAAGGATTTCTTTTTTACCAATAAAACCAATGATGCAGTAACCTTTAAAGCTAACGCCGGAGGAGCAACCACGAGCGGGTCGAACTTCCCGCGATCGGAGCTGCGCGAAATGACCGACAACGGTAAAAAATCTGCCGCATGGTCATCGGCAGAGGGCACGCACACGATGTTCATTGATCAGCGCATTACGCACCTGCCCGACGTTCGCAAGCACATGGTGGTGGGGCAAATTCATGACGCCGATAAGTATGTGATATTTTTCCGGGTTGAAGATAAAAAGCTGCTGGTATCGGTAAATGGCGGCACGCGTGATGTACTGGATGAAAACTATGTTTTAGGCACCCGTTTTAGCGTAAAAATGGTGGTGGCCAATAATAAAGTAAAATGCTATTATAACGAGTTGCTCAAATACACTTTTGATATAAACTTTACCGGCGGATATTTTAAAGCAGGAGCTTACGTACAGTCGTCATGCCAGGGAACCAAGAAAACCGAGGGCGAATCATGCAATGCCTATGGCGAGGTGGAAATTTATAACGTGTGGGTAAAGCACGAGAACTAA
- a CDS encoding RagB/SusD family nutrient uptake outer membrane protein, which produces MKRLNYLTIAIFLLCTASSCQKVVDVEPISNEVVSNYYRNYVEVNNALTGCYNGMQEPLLYEWMMTELRTDNAKQRSVNSTTNANVELNQLNLYTAGAQHQQIYNYWLSVYKNIRNINYVLRALGVTYQNGALVYGQPTADVTAAQKAQLIGQALFLRAYHYFNLTRLFGGVFIVTQPLEPTASKQVNRSTVAECYQFITADLEGAATLLPANKYGQIPSTDVGRANAWSAKALLAKVYLTLPTPRPADALTLLNDVINNSGYGLETNYANVFSINNEMNREILFTVRFKSGLVGLGNPMVNTFAPASSGDAVVNGDGSGFNYPTTNLNSAYRVSTASFTDARKPVTIGNYAASTTPYYVNKFLYKVLVKNDGENDFPVIRFSDVLLLKAEATGYDGVAGTSIGIINQIRERAGAGNYTTGTFTSAFYKYPATGTPAITTQAAFLTALLDERRLELAFENQRFFDLVRTGHAVVVMQAYYASEYTSHYGRYTPTIPLATLQANINTQKLLLPIPQREIDTNNEISIQQNPGY; this is translated from the coding sequence ATGAAAAGATTAAATTACTTAACCATTGCCATCTTCCTACTCTGTACGGCCTCATCGTGCCAAAAAGTGGTTGATGTTGAGCCTATATCAAACGAGGTTGTATCGAATTACTACCGCAACTATGTTGAAGTAAATAACGCGCTTACCGGATGCTACAACGGCATGCAGGAGCCTCTTTTATATGAGTGGATGATGACCGAACTGCGTACCGATAATGCCAAGCAACGTTCGGTAAACAGTACCACCAATGCCAACGTAGAGCTTAACCAGTTAAATTTATATACCGCCGGTGCACAGCATCAGCAGATATATAATTACTGGCTGAGCGTTTACAAAAACATCCGTAATATAAACTACGTGTTGCGTGCATTAGGCGTAACCTACCAAAACGGAGCATTAGTTTACGGACAACCAACAGCCGATGTTACTGCCGCGCAGAAAGCGCAGTTGATAGGACAGGCCTTGTTTTTACGTGCTTACCATTATTTTAACCTAACCCGCTTATTTGGCGGTGTATTTATTGTAACTCAGCCGCTCGAGCCTACCGCATCTAAACAGGTAAACCGGTCAACCGTGGCCGAGTGCTATCAATTCATTACTGCCGATTTGGAAGGTGCGGCAACTTTGCTGCCGGCAAATAAATATGGTCAAATACCATCAACCGATGTAGGTAGAGCTAATGCATGGTCGGCTAAGGCTTTGCTGGCTAAAGTTTATTTGACCTTACCAACCCCACGCCCGGCTGATGCGTTAACGCTGCTGAACGACGTGATTAACAATAGCGGCTATGGTCTTGAAACCAACTATGCCAACGTGTTTTCTATCAATAACGAAATGAACCGGGAGATACTTTTTACGGTTCGGTTTAAATCTGGCCTGGTGGGTTTAGGTAACCCAATGGTAAACACGTTTGCCCCGGCCAGCAGCGGCGATGCTGTTGTAAATGGTGATGGCAGCGGGTTTAACTATCCAACAACCAATCTCAACTCAGCTTACAGGGTATCAACCGCCAGTTTTACCGATGCACGTAAACCTGTTACCATAGGTAATTACGCAGCCAGTACAACACCGTATTATGTAAATAAATTTTTATACAAGGTGCTGGTAAAGAACGACGGGGAGAATGATTTCCCGGTGATCCGTTTTTCGGACGTGTTATTGTTGAAGGCCGAGGCTACCGGTTATGATGGCGTTGCCGGAACATCAATAGGAATAATTAACCAAATACGCGAAAGGGCAGGGGCGGGCAACTACACTACCGGTACTTTTACCTCTGCGTTTTATAAATATCCGGCAACGGGTACACCTGCCATTACCACCCAGGCTGCGTTTTTAACCGCCCTGCTGGATGAACGCCGTTTGGAACTTGCCTTTGAAAACCAGCGCTTTTTCGATCTGGTGCGCACCGGGCATGCGGTTGTGGTAATGCAGGCATATTATGCGTCGGAGTATACTTCACACTATGGCCGTTACACACCAACTATTCCGCTGGCAACCTTGCAAGCTAATATTAATACCCAAAAGTTATTGCTGCCCATTCCGCAGCGCGAGATAGATACCAATAACGAGATTAGTATACAACAAAACCCCGGCTACTAA
- a CDS encoding SusC/RagA family TonB-linked outer membrane protein: MVRRKLLFNCRGKGAAIFWLLFTLCYAQVFAGVTKSVAAFNISIKGKVVDDQGEILAGVTVMVKGTRIGAATNVQGEYRINSVPENGTLVFSLIGFKTLEVPVKNQKTINVTMVPDRGSLDDVVVIGYGTIKKSNLTGAVAKLKTERLDELPTSRLDNALIGKLAGLTVQINSSEAGSEPTLRIRGASSVSANASPLVVIDGHPIEDGLAYVSPQDVESLEVLKDAASSAIYGSRGANGVILVTTKKGVADKPRYSIKSYYGIKEAYKLHPIMNTTEYTQLLFDEARQRANDPSIPAASQNLITANERAAYIIENQITGVATDWQKAAMRNASIYNIQASVSGGKKDLRYYVSGNVQQDQGIMKYSENRRGNFKVNVDANLSSKLSLNVSLNPTYTKTQTPAVNFTDYYRFLSFIPVNHTDFSSAFVNQNAQWAGVRAGDFAQARHFTNLVYAGTMPDGSFYTSPGTVAPFSSTANTPISIADRENRFAIFYRMQGSTDLSYRFNKALVFKSAVSGYYRSVENATLTKSNARRDGDVNSGSILTTRTIDLLWENTLNYSKSFKKHSFSGLLGYTVQKTNTDVSSIVGSNSPSDNFTTLAQASVIDQLQTYTTKTPVGLLSYLGRINYDYASKYLFSASLRADESSKFRVGNRTGWFPAVSAGWVMSNEKFMEKTNNWLSSLKARASYGVTGNNRIADFSYLDLLYKATYSFGEGTGTVQQGQAPNNPVTFGPDITWETTNSTDIGLDMSFLKNKFTLTLDYYNSRTNKLLLQQGTQSITGSNVFYNNNGSIKNEGFEAEFSSTNINSKKFIWTTSANISVNRNKLLKLGGEPYQYNYGERNEIYASIVGRPYVQFLGYQSDGVWQSQTEVDAALASGQTAILQSYFQPGGLKLKDVNGDNRIDINDRTVIGNPFPDFTWGVTNTFRYKGIDLTLIMQGSQGGKLINGDLFYNESKKLNRNFTDGRWVSPTNPGDGKTPYFTNGIAADLLLTDYAVEDASYAFLRNIIVGYTVPQKWLKKVGFKAVRIYTAADNVFFVTGKSYRGINPEARMVSSAYASPVVSGYQRGGFPVNRTITFGLDVNF, encoded by the coding sequence ATGGTGAGAAGAAAATTACTATTTAACTGCAGGGGTAAAGGTGCTGCCATATTTTGGCTGCTTTTTACTTTATGCTACGCACAGGTTTTTGCCGGGGTAACCAAATCAGTCGCCGCCTTTAACATTAGTATTAAAGGCAAGGTGGTTGACGACCAGGGTGAGATACTTGCTGGTGTTACCGTTATGGTAAAGGGTACCCGTATAGGTGCTGCCACCAACGTGCAAGGCGAGTATCGCATAAACAGTGTGCCCGAAAACGGTACGCTTGTGTTCAGCCTTATAGGCTTTAAAACACTTGAAGTACCCGTAAAAAATCAAAAAACCATCAACGTAACCATGGTACCCGACAGGGGAAGTTTGGACGATGTGGTGGTAATTGGTTACGGTACCATAAAAAAATCGAACCTGACCGGCGCTGTTGCCAAGCTTAAAACCGAAAGACTGGACGAATTGCCAACCTCGCGTTTAGATAACGCATTGATAGGTAAACTGGCCGGTTTAACGGTGCAGATCAATAGTTCAGAAGCAGGTTCAGAACCTACTTTACGCATCCGCGGAGCAAGTTCTGTGAGTGCTAATGCATCTCCTTTAGTAGTGATTGATGGGCACCCTATTGAAGATGGTTTGGCGTATGTTAGTCCGCAGGACGTAGAATCGTTGGAGGTGCTGAAAGATGCGGCGTCTTCAGCCATTTATGGTTCGCGCGGTGCTAATGGTGTTATATTGGTAACTACCAAAAAAGGTGTGGCCGATAAGCCGCGTTACAGCATTAAATCTTACTATGGTATTAAGGAGGCATACAAACTGCACCCCATAATGAATACCACCGAATACACGCAACTGTTATTTGATGAAGCCAGGCAACGCGCTAATGACCCAAGTATACCTGCCGCTTCGCAAAACTTAATTACCGCCAACGAGCGTGCCGCCTATATCATCGAAAATCAGATAACCGGAGTAGCAACCGACTGGCAAAAAGCTGCCATGCGCAATGCTTCTATCTATAACATCCAGGCCAGCGTGTCGGGTGGTAAAAAAGATTTGCGTTACTATGTTTCAGGCAACGTGCAGCAAGATCAGGGCATTATGAAGTACAGCGAAAATCGTCGTGGTAACTTCAAAGTAAATGTAGATGCAAACCTGAGTTCCAAACTGAGCTTAAATGTAAGCCTAAACCCAACTTACACTAAAACCCAAACCCCGGCTGTAAACTTTACCGATTACTACCGTTTCCTGTCGTTTATACCGGTTAACCATACCGATTTTTCTTCGGCCTTTGTTAACCAGAATGCACAGTGGGCAGGCGTGCGTGCCGGTGATTTTGCGCAAGCCCGACACTTTACCAACCTGGTTTACGCAGGCACCATGCCCGATGGCTCATTTTACACCAGCCCGGGTACCGTTGCACCATTTTCTTCAACAGCCAACACACCTATATCCATTGCAGATCGCGAAAACCGATTTGCTATCTTTTACCGTATGCAGGGCAGCACCGATTTAAGCTACAGATTTAATAAAGCGCTGGTATTTAAATCGGCCGTTAGCGGTTATTATCGCAGTGTTGAAAATGCCACACTTACCAAAAGTAACGCCAGGCGCGATGGTGACGTAAATTCAGGCAGTATCCTTACCACGCGTACTATCGACCTTTTGTGGGAAAACACCCTTAATTATTCTAAAAGTTTTAAAAAACACAGTTTCAGTGGTTTGTTGGGCTACACGGTTCAAAAAACCAATACTGATGTGTCGAGCATTGTAGGATCTAATTCTCCGTCGGATAATTTTACCACTTTGGCACAGGCTTCGGTTATAGACCAGTTGCAAACCTACACCACTAAAACGCCTGTTGGCTTACTATCATACTTAGGTCGTATTAACTACGATTATGCAAGTAAATACCTTTTTTCGGCCAGCTTACGTGCCGATGAAAGTTCAAAGTTCAGGGTAGGTAATCGTACGGGCTGGTTCCCGGCGGTATCGGCCGGATGGGTGATGAGTAACGAAAAGTTTATGGAGAAAACCAACAATTGGCTAAGCAGCTTAAAAGCCCGTGCCAGTTACGGCGTTACCGGTAACAACCGTATTGCCGATTTCTCTTATCTCGACCTTTTGTATAAAGCCACCTATTCATTTGGCGAAGGTACCGGTACCGTTCAGCAAGGCCAGGCACCCAATAACCCCGTTACGTTTGGCCCCGATATTACCTGGGAAACCACCAACTCAACCGATATAGGTTTAGATATGAGTTTCCTGAAAAACAAGTTCACTTTAACGTTAGATTACTATAACTCGCGTACCAATAAGTTGCTGCTACAGCAGGGTACGCAATCTATAACCGGGTCAAACGTGTTTTACAATAATAACGGCAGCATTAAAAACGAAGGCTTCGAGGCTGAGTTTAGCTCAACCAATATAAACAGCAAAAAATTTATCTGGACAACCTCGGCCAATATATCGGTTAACCGTAACAAGCTACTCAAATTAGGCGGCGAACCTTACCAGTACAATTACGGCGAGCGTAACGAAATTTATGCATCGATAGTAGGGCGGCCTTATGTGCAGTTTTTGGGTTATCAGTCTGACGGTGTATGGCAATCACAAACCGAGGTTGATGCCGCGCTGGCCAGCGGACAAACCGCCATACTGCAAAGCTATTTTCAACCCGGCGGTTTAAAGCTTAAAGACGTTAACGGCGATAACCGAATAGACATAAACGACCGTACCGTTATCGGCAACCCGTTTCCTGATTTTACCTGGGGTGTAACCAATACATTCAGATACAAGGGCATCGATCTTACGCTGATTATGCAAGGCTCGCAAGGCGGAAAGCTTATTAACGGCGATTTGTTTTACAACGAAAGCAAGAAGCTGAACCGCAATTTTACTGATGGCCGTTGGGTAAGCCCTACCAACCCAGGCGATGGCAAAACGCCATACTTTACCAATGGTATAGCAGCCGACTTATTGCTTACCGATTATGCTGTAGAAGATGCCTCATACGCATTCCTTCGCAACATAATTGTTGGTTACACTGTGCCTCAAAAGTGGTTAAAGAAAGTAGGCTTTAAAGCTGTGCGCATATATACCGCTGCCGATAATGTGTTTTTTGTAACCGGTAAATCATACCGCGGCATTAACCCCGAAGCCCGTATGGTGTCGAGCGCTTATGCATCGCCGGTAGTGTCGGGTTATCAGCGTGGCGGGTTCCCGGTTAACCGTACCATCACCTTTGGTTTAGATGTCAATTTCTAA
- a CDS encoding SDR family NAD(P)-dependent oxidoreductase, with protein sequence MRLKNKVAIVTGGARDIGRAISCQLAREGAKVVINYFDSEDAANETLSMIESEGGEGLVVYGDMTKMADTNSLVEKTKEAYGEEIHILVNVAGGLVGRKKIVEMDEDFFDFVVDLNFKSVYLATKAAVPFMPAGSAIVNFSSLAARDGGGPGASAYAAAKGAVMTYTRSMAKELGPQGIRVNSLAPGVISTTFHDTFSTPQIRANISNATALRREGSPQEVADLVAYLASADSSFLSGNNIDINGGLAFS encoded by the coding sequence ATGCGTTTAAAAAACAAAGTTGCCATAGTTACGGGCGGAGCCAGAGATATTGGCCGTGCTATTTCGTGCCAGTTAGCCCGTGAGGGAGCTAAGGTGGTTATCAACTACTTCGACAGTGAAGATGCCGCTAACGAAACCCTTTCGATGATTGAGAGCGAAGGTGGCGAAGGCTTGGTGGTGTACGGAGATATGACCAAAATGGCCGATACCAACAGTTTAGTTGAAAAAACAAAAGAAGCCTATGGCGAAGAGATACACATTTTAGTGAATGTAGCAGGAGGCTTGGTAGGCCGCAAAAAAATTGTAGAAATGGATGAAGATTTCTTTGATTTTGTGGTCGACTTAAACTTTAAATCGGTTTACCTGGCTACTAAAGCCGCTGTGCCTTTTATGCCAGCCGGTTCGGCAATAGTTAACTTTTCATCGTTAGCTGCACGTGATGGTGGTGGGCCTGGTGCAAGTGCTTATGCAGCTGCTAAAGGTGCGGTGATGACCTACACCCGTTCAATGGCTAAAGAGCTTGGCCCGCAGGGAATCAGGGTAAATTCTTTAGCGCCCGGCGTTATTTCAACTACATTTCATGATACTTTCAGCACACCGCAAATAAGGGCTAACATCAGCAATGCTACAGCATTGCGCCGCGAGGGCAGCCCGCAGGAAGTGGCCGATCTGGTTGCTTACCTGGCCTCAGCCGATTCTTCATTTTTAAGCGGTAATAACATCGATATCAACGGAGGTTTAGCCTTCTCATAA
- a CDS encoding MFS transporter — MKVKGLRWFVITLIGLATVINYIDRSAINIMWPYIYHEFGIADIDNKSTLALITTFFMLAYALGQTFTGKLMDAVGTRLGMAVSIAGWSISIALHALARSIFSFNIFRFMLGFFEAGNWPGATKSNAEWFPAKERAIAQGIFGAGASLGSVISAPVIAILFVAFGWKTTFFMIGGLGLIWLLPWLIINKNTPDKHSWITPEEQRHILSTEKSTATDSQNAVVLSWSQLLQYRGTWGIILGRFFIDPVWWLFVTWLPTFLKEQFLFNIKQIGAFTWFPYLCAAIGSLLGGFYSSRLIKKGTEASKARKQAITLGCVLMLIGLLGILASLSTLKENPALVMALIGIVLFGFQFLIGNLQTLPSDYFNGKNVGTVAGMGGTAAVIGTLFTTWAVPVITQTSYVSFFVLGAVLVPLSWLTIKFMNSKKLTN; from the coding sequence ATGAAAGTTAAAGGTTTACGCTGGTTTGTTATTACGCTAATTGGGTTGGCCACGGTTATCAATTATATCGACCGTAGCGCCATCAACATTATGTGGCCCTACATATACCACGAGTTTGGTATTGCCGATATTGATAATAAAAGCACACTGGCGCTAATAACCACATTCTTTATGCTGGCCTACGCGCTTGGGCAAACCTTTACCGGTAAGCTGATGGATGCCGTGGGTACGCGCTTGGGTATGGCGGTTTCGATAGCAGGCTGGAGCATTTCCATTGCGTTACACGCTTTGGCTCGGTCTATTTTCTCTTTCAACATCTTTAGATTCATGCTTGGGTTTTTTGAAGCAGGGAACTGGCCGGGTGCCACCAAAAGTAACGCCGAATGGTTCCCGGCTAAGGAACGGGCTATTGCACAGGGGATATTTGGTGCAGGCGCTTCATTAGGCTCAGTAATATCGGCACCGGTTATAGCCATATTGTTTGTAGCCTTCGGTTGGAAAACAACGTTTTTTATGATAGGAGGGTTGGGGCTTATCTGGCTGTTACCCTGGCTTATCATCAACAAAAACACACCCGATAAACATAGCTGGATTACGCCCGAAGAGCAGCGACATATTCTCTCAACGGAGAAATCGACCGCGACCGATTCACAAAACGCTGTTGTACTATCATGGTCGCAATTGTTACAGTACCGCGGTACATGGGGTATTATTCTCGGTCGTTTCTTTATCGACCCGGTGTGGTGGCTGTTTGTAACCTGGTTGCCTACGTTTTTAAAAGAGCAGTTTTTGTTCAATATAAAGCAGATTGGTGCCTTTACCTGGTTCCCGTATTTGTGTGCCGCAATAGGCAGTTTGCTGGGTGGATTTTACTCTTCAAGACTGATTAAAAAAGGTACCGAAGCAAGCAAAGCGCGTAAGCAAGCCATCACCTTAGGATGTGTGCTTATGCTGATTGGCTTACTTGGCATACTTGCCAGTTTAAGCACATTAAAAGAGAATCCGGCTTTGGTTATGGCCTTAATTGGTATCGTGCTGTTCGGCTTCCAATTCCTGATTGGTAACCTGCAAACCTTGCCGAGCGATTACTTTAACGGCAAGAATGTGGGCACCGTAGCCGGTATGGGTGGTACGGCAGCTGTTATAGGCACGCTATTTACTACCTGGGCAGTGCCGGTAATTACCCAAACCAGTTATGTGTCGTTTTTTGTGCTGGGGGCGGTTTTAGTACCATTGTCATGGCTCACTATAAAATTTATGAATTCAAAAAAATTAACAAACTAA
- a CDS encoding alpha/beta hydrolase, which translates to MRRILIIACLALASVGAKAQDTTAAKVIKTPAGYTSQIDVVYTKVDGWDGRMDLYMAPKDIAPSPIVINIHGGGWNKGRKEDQSGWNSFFKKGYAVANVEYRLVQVAPAPAAIEDVRCALIYIIEHAKELNVDVNKIVIMGGSAGGHLALMGGLLENDHKFDTNCKTTKTVKVAAIIDNYGIADVNDWAYGPHKTSKSATMWLGPRAKEKGFPESVSPINYVKKSSPPTFIVHGDADPVVPYEQSVILYKKYQDMGVKSQFVTVPGGEHGKFTPEKKSELNAQIMDFLKSVGVHQ; encoded by the coding sequence ATGAGAAGAATATTAATAATAGCATGCCTGGCTTTAGCATCGGTTGGTGCAAAGGCACAGGATACCACTGCTGCAAAGGTTATCAAAACCCCGGCTGGCTACACCTCACAAATTGATGTGGTGTACACTAAAGTCGATGGCTGGGATGGCCGCATGGATTTATATATGGCACCTAAAGATATAGCTCCGTCGCCCATTGTAATTAATATACACGGCGGTGGCTGGAACAAAGGTCGCAAAGAAGACCAATCGGGCTGGAACTCGTTCTTTAAAAAAGGTTACGCTGTAGCTAACGTGGAGTACCGTTTGGTACAGGTAGCGCCTGCACCGGCTGCAATTGAGGATGTTCGTTGTGCGTTGATTTATATTATTGAGCATGCTAAAGAGCTTAATGTTGACGTGAACAAAATTGTTATCATGGGCGGTTCGGCAGGTGGGCATTTGGCGCTGATGGGCGGTTTGTTAGAGAACGACCACAAATTCGATACCAACTGCAAAACCACTAAAACCGTTAAAGTTGCGGCCATTATTGATAATTACGGCATTGCCGATGTGAACGATTGGGCTTACGGTCCGCATAAAACCAGTAAATCGGCCACCATGTGGTTAGGCCCGAGGGCTAAGGAAAAAGGTTTTCCTGAATCGGTTTCGCCAATTAATTATGTTAAAAAGAGTAGCCCGCCAACCTTCATTGTTCATGGCGATGCCGATCCGGTGGTGCCTTACGAGCAGTCGGTTATCCTTTATAAAAAGTATCAGGACATGGGCGTTAAGTCGCAGTTTGTAACCGTTCCGGGCGGCGAACACGGCAAGTTTACGCCAGAGAAAAAATCAGAGTTAAACGCACAGATCATGGATTTTCTGAAAAGTGTTGGGGTACACCAATAA
- a CDS encoding cupin domain-containing protein has product MLQGTLFQIEDETPWQDLGNGVKRQMYGYDDKIMLVKAKFEAGAVGTLHEHYHSQVTYVDSGVFEMTIGEQKKIIRKGDGYYVPPHEIHGCVCLEPGTLVDVFSPHREDFIEHITY; this is encoded by the coding sequence ATGTTACAAGGAACTTTATTTCAGATAGAAGATGAAACGCCGTGGCAGGATTTAGGCAATGGCGTAAAACGCCAGATGTACGGCTACGATGATAAAATTATGCTGGTTAAGGCAAAATTTGAAGCCGGAGCAGTAGGCACACTACACGAGCATTACCATTCGCAGGTTACTTATGTTGATAGCGGCGTTTTTGAAATGACCATAGGCGAGCAGAAAAAGATCATCCGCAAGGGCGATGGTTATTACGTTCCCCCGCATGAAATACATGGTTGTGTATGCCTGGAACCGGGTACGCTGGTAGATGTGTTTAGTCCGCACCGTGAGGATTTTATTGAGCATATAACCTACTAA